The Streptomyces sp. HSG2 genome has a segment encoding these proteins:
- a CDS encoding LLM class F420-dependent oxidoreductase: MRLGLALGYWGRGPDPNHIPLAREAERLGYDSVWTAEAWGSDAFTTLTWIAAHTRRVRLGTAVAQMAARSPTATAMAALTLDHLSGGRLLLGLGLSGPQVVEGWYGRPFPASPLTATREYVDVVRRVLRRTGPVSRTGRYHPLPYDGPDATGRGRALRSITHPLRADVPVFLGAEGPRNVAQTARIADGWLPLYWSPTRAAALHGEALAAAPAGFRVAPLVQVRVCEDVTEGLLPVKAMLGFYVGGMGHASRNFHAELMARMGQEEAAARVREAFAAGRREEAVRAVPDSFADEISLVGPRERIAERLQAWRSGPVPVTDLLAVAPDRRTLRTLAELND; the protein is encoded by the coding sequence GTGCGACTCGGACTGGCGCTCGGCTACTGGGGACGCGGCCCCGACCCGAACCACATCCCCCTGGCCCGGGAGGCCGAGCGACTCGGCTACGACTCGGTGTGGACGGCCGAGGCCTGGGGCTCGGACGCCTTCACCACGCTCACCTGGATCGCCGCCCACACACGGCGCGTCCGCCTCGGGACGGCGGTGGCGCAGATGGCGGCACGGTCCCCGACCGCCACCGCCATGGCCGCCCTCACCCTCGACCATCTCTCCGGCGGACGGCTGCTGCTCGGCCTCGGCCTGTCGGGACCGCAGGTGGTCGAGGGCTGGTACGGACGCCCCTTCCCGGCCTCGCCGTTGACGGCCACCCGGGAGTACGTCGACGTGGTGCGCCGGGTCCTGCGGCGCACCGGGCCGGTGTCGCGGACCGGCCGCTACCACCCGCTCCCCTACGACGGACCGGACGCCACCGGGCGAGGCAGGGCCCTGCGGTCCATCACCCACCCCCTGCGCGCCGACGTGCCGGTGTTCCTCGGGGCCGAGGGGCCGCGGAACGTGGCGCAGACCGCGCGGATCGCGGACGGGTGGCTTCCGCTGTACTGGTCGCCCACGCGGGCCGCCGCGCTCCACGGCGAAGCGCTGGCGGCGGCACCGGCGGGGTTCCGGGTGGCGCCGCTGGTCCAGGTTCGGGTCTGCGAGGACGTGACCGAGGGGCTGCTGCCGGTGAAGGCGATGCTGGGCTTCTACGTCGGCGGGATGGGCCACGCCTCCCGCAACTTCCACGCCGAGCTGATGGCGCGCATGGGCCAGGAGGAGGCGGCGGCGCGAGTGCGGGAGGCGTTCGCGGCCGGTCGACGCGAGGAGGCGGTGCGGGCGGTCCCGGACTCCTTCGCGGACGAGATCTCGCTGGTCGGTCCCCGGGAGCGGATCGCCGAACGGCTCCAGGCGTGGCGTTCGGGCCCGGTGCCGGTGACCGACCTGCTCGCGGTGGCACCGGACCGGAGGACGCTGCGGACGCTGGCGGAGTTGAACGACTGA
- a CDS encoding class I SAM-dependent methyltransferase, which produces MAEAPDSHPTDAPGPGPGPEVLDAFASAKGFMPVDEGLALHAAATEAGLLGLPLLEIGTYCGRSTILLADAARRAGVTALTVDHHRGSEEQQPGWEYHDPGTVDAEVGLMDTLPTFRRTLHRAGLEDHVVALVGRSPRIAALWGTPLGMVFVDGGHTDEHATADYEGWAPHVAVGGLLAIHDVFPEPADEFTGQAPYRVHRRAVASGAFSEVSATGSLRVLRRTTPGPV; this is translated from the coding sequence ATGGCCGAGGCTCCCGATTCCCACCCCACCGACGCCCCGGGGCCCGGTCCCGGTCCGGAGGTGCTGGACGCCTTCGCGTCGGCGAAGGGCTTCATGCCGGTCGACGAGGGGCTGGCGCTGCACGCGGCGGCGACGGAGGCCGGCCTTCTCGGGCTGCCCTTGCTGGAGATCGGCACCTACTGCGGGCGTTCGACGATCCTGCTGGCCGACGCCGCCCGCCGGGCGGGGGTCACCGCGCTCACCGTCGACCACCATCGCGGCAGCGAGGAACAGCAGCCCGGTTGGGAGTACCACGACCCTGGCACGGTGGACGCGGAGGTGGGCCTGATGGACACGCTGCCGACCTTCCGTCGCACGCTGCACCGGGCCGGACTGGAGGATCACGTGGTGGCCCTGGTGGGTCGATCCCCGCGGATAGCCGCCCTGTGGGGCACTCCGCTCGGCATGGTGTTCGTCGACGGCGGGCACACCGACGAGCACGCCACGGCCGACTACGAGGGATGGGCCCCGCACGTGGCCGTCGGCGGCCTCCTGGCCATCCACGACGTCTTCCCGGAGCCGGCCGACGAGTTCACGGGCCAGGCCCCCTACCGCGTCCACCGGCGGGCCGTGGCCTCGGGCGCGTTCTCGGAGGTCTCGGCGACGGGCTCGCTCCGGGTGCTGCGCCGGACGACTCCGGGTCCGGTCTGA
- a CDS encoding MFS transporter gives MLEAAGDTPARTAAPARTPPPTWLVVTLACAGQFLVILDVSVVNVALPSMRAALGLSSHGLQWVVSAYAIAFSGFMLLGGRAGDLYGRKRMFLVGLGLFTLASLAGGLAQEGWQLLAARAAQGLGAAVLAPSTLTLLTAAVPGGPARARAIGTWTAVGAGGGATGGLIGGSLVQGLSWRWVLLINVPVGVVVLVAAGVWLAESRAEARRRLDLPGAVTATAGLATLAYGISRTATDGWTSPATVAALLAGPALICLFLLVEARTAEPLMPLRLLRARAVGSANAAMLVCGSAMFCMWFFMTLYVQNVLGYSPLQAGLALMPSSLAVVCGSKLAPRLLRLLTERDVAALGALVATTGFAWQSTMRVDTSYLTGIMLPGVLMMLGAGLASTPLAAVATAAVGRADAGLASGLVNTSRTMGGALGLATLSTIAATRSGASAAPEALTEGYALVFRTSAGVLAVGALMIWVWLPAGRRRSAMATAA, from the coding sequence ATGCTCGAAGCCGCCGGCGACACCCCCGCCCGAACCGCCGCCCCGGCCCGGACGCCACCCCCGACGTGGCTGGTCGTGACCCTCGCCTGCGCGGGCCAGTTCCTCGTCATACTCGACGTGTCCGTGGTGAACGTCGCCCTGCCCTCCATGCGGGCCGCGCTCGGGCTGTCCTCGCACGGGTTGCAGTGGGTGGTCAGCGCCTACGCCATCGCCTTCTCCGGCTTCATGCTCCTCGGTGGCCGGGCAGGCGACCTGTACGGACGCAAACGGATGTTCCTGGTGGGACTCGGACTGTTCACCCTTGCCTCGCTCGCCGGCGGACTGGCCCAGGAGGGCTGGCAGCTGCTCGCCGCTCGCGCGGCGCAGGGGCTGGGGGCGGCGGTGCTGGCGCCCTCCACCCTGACGCTGCTGACCGCCGCGGTCCCCGGAGGCCCGGCCCGGGCACGCGCCATCGGCACCTGGACCGCCGTCGGCGCGGGCGGCGGCGCCACCGGGGGACTGATCGGGGGGTCGCTCGTGCAGGGGCTGTCCTGGCGGTGGGTGCTGCTGATCAACGTCCCGGTCGGCGTGGTGGTGCTCGTCGCCGCCGGGGTGTGGCTCGCCGAGAGCCGCGCCGAGGCGCGGCGCCGTCTCGACCTTCCCGGCGCGGTGACGGCGACGGCCGGCCTGGCGACGCTGGCCTACGGCATCTCCCGGACCGCCACGGATGGTTGGACCTCCCCGGCAACCGTGGCGGCGCTCCTCGCGGGACCGGCCCTGATCTGCCTGTTCCTCCTCGTGGAGGCGCGGACGGCCGAACCGCTGATGCCCCTGCGGCTGCTGCGCGCCCGCGCGGTGGGATCGGCGAACGCGGCGATGCTGGTGTGCGGGTCGGCGATGTTCTGCATGTGGTTCTTCATGACCCTGTACGTGCAGAACGTCCTTGGCTACTCCCCGCTCCAGGCGGGCCTGGCGCTGATGCCCAGCTCGCTCGCGGTGGTGTGCGGCTCCAAGCTGGCGCCGCGACTGCTGCGTCTCCTGACCGAGCGTGACGTGGCGGCGCTGGGCGCGCTGGTGGCGACGACCGGTTTCGCGTGGCAGTCCACGATGCGGGTCGACACGTCGTATCTCACCGGGATCATGCTGCCCGGGGTGCTGATGATGCTGGGCGCCGGGCTCGCCTCCACCCCGCTGGCGGCGGTGGCCACGGCCGCCGTGGGGCGGGCGGACGCCGGTCTCGCCTCCGGGCTCGTGAACACCTCCCGGACGATGGGCGGCGCCCTGGGGCTCGCCACGCTGTCGACGATCGCGGCGACCCGGTCCGGCGCGAGCGCGGCGCCCGAGGCGCTCACCGAGGGCTATGCCCTGGTGTTCCGGACGTCGGCCGGCGTACTCGCCGTGGGGGCGTTGATGATCTGGGTGTGGTTGCCGGCCGGGCGCCGCCGATCGGCGATGGCCACCGCCGCCTGA
- a CDS encoding TetR family transcriptional regulator, which produces MTSTARPRRPRARLSRATLVTGATELADAEGLEAVTIRRLAQRHGVTAMAIYAHFDGKEALLDAVGEALLETVRLPQDAAGEGTAGLTAALTATAAALRAHPSIAPIAAHRVLECEPGLNLAEYLLARLAELGLPAPLAAVTSHYLLNGVIALVTTEPGRACAPGDPDSRGRLIRERRARLLALDPERHPHVIDSATPLTGCADPDGYYAHGIRLLVSGARALAP; this is translated from the coding sequence TTGACCTCCACGGCACGTCCGCGACGCCCCAGGGCGCGCCTGTCGCGAGCGACGTTGGTGACCGGCGCCACGGAACTGGCCGACGCGGAAGGGCTGGAGGCCGTCACGATCCGGCGGTTGGCCCAGCGCCACGGGGTGACGGCCATGGCCATCTACGCGCACTTCGACGGCAAGGAGGCCCTGCTCGACGCCGTCGGCGAGGCGCTGCTGGAGACCGTACGGCTGCCCCAGGACGCGGCCGGCGAGGGGACGGCGGGGCTGACCGCCGCCCTGACCGCCACCGCCGCCGCCTTGCGAGCACACCCCTCGATCGCACCGATCGCCGCACACCGCGTGCTGGAGTGCGAGCCCGGCCTGAACCTCGCGGAGTACCTGCTGGCCCGCCTGGCCGAGCTGGGCCTCCCCGCCCCCCTCGCCGCCGTCACCAGCCACTACCTGCTCAACGGGGTCATCGCGCTGGTCACCACCGAGCCTGGGCGCGCCTGCGCGCCGGGCGATCCGGACTCGCGCGGGCGGCTGATACGCGAGCGTCGGGCCCGCCTGTTGGCACTCGACCCGGAGCGGCACCCTCACGTGATCGACTCGGCGACCCCGTTGACCGGTTGCGCCGACCCGGACGGCTACTACGCCCACGGCATCCGTCTGCTGGTCAGCGGCGCCCGCGCCCTCGCGCCCTGA
- a CDS encoding NADP-dependent oxidoreductase: MRAYVQTKYGDADVMRLMEVPRPSPGPGEVLVRVRAAGLNPVDGLIRQGKMRMVVRLDLPGVAGSELAGTVEAVGPGVDDFAVGDRVFARLDVRKPGAFASHAVVAADLLAPMPRSLDFTQAAGLPLVGLTALQALRDELSVKEGDRVFISGGAGGVGTIAIQLAVSMGAHVATTASPAGEELVRSLGAETVVDYRTTRFKDVLRDYDAALDLVGGEDLVDAFSVVKPGATVVSIAGVPERGAARDLAAGPLVAGLFTLISAKTRRQAKAHGATYRYLFMHPSGADLRVLADLVDAGQLKTVTDRVFPFEEIADAFAHLGRGRAKGKVVVEFP; the protein is encoded by the coding sequence ATGCGGGCCTATGTGCAGACCAAGTACGGCGACGCGGACGTCATGCGCCTCATGGAGGTACCCCGGCCCTCCCCCGGCCCCGGAGAGGTCCTCGTCCGGGTCCGGGCCGCGGGCCTCAACCCGGTCGACGGGCTGATCCGCCAGGGCAAGATGCGCATGGTGGTCCGACTGGACCTGCCCGGCGTCGCCGGCAGCGAGCTGGCGGGAACGGTGGAGGCCGTCGGCCCTGGTGTCGACGACTTCGCCGTCGGAGACCGGGTCTTCGCCCGGCTGGACGTCAGGAAGCCGGGAGCCTTCGCCTCGCACGCCGTCGTCGCGGCGGACCTCCTCGCACCGATGCCCCGATCCCTGGACTTCACCCAGGCCGCCGGACTGCCCCTGGTCGGGCTGACCGCGCTCCAGGCCCTGCGCGACGAGCTGAGCGTCAAGGAAGGGGACCGGGTCTTCATCTCCGGCGGGGCCGGCGGTGTCGGCACGATCGCCATCCAGCTCGCCGTGTCCATGGGAGCCCACGTCGCCACGACCGCGTCCCCGGCCGGCGAGGAACTGGTCCGCTCCCTCGGCGCGGAGACCGTCGTCGACTACCGCACCACGCGGTTCAAGGACGTCCTGCGCGACTACGACGCGGCCCTCGACCTGGTCGGCGGCGAGGACCTGGTGGACGCCTTCTCCGTCGTCAAGCCCGGCGCCACGGTGGTGTCCATCGCCGGCGTGCCCGAGCGCGGGGCCGCCCGGGACCTGGCGGCGGGTCCTCTCGTCGCGGGCCTGTTCACCCTGATCAGCGCCAAGACCCGACGGCAGGCGAAGGCCCACGGGGCGACCTACCGCTACCTCTTCATGCACCCCAGCGGGGCCGATCTGCGGGTGCTGGCCGACCTCGTGGACGCCGGGCAGCTGAAGACCGTGACCGACCGGGTGTTCCCGTTCGAAGAGATCGCGGACGCCTTCGCCCACCTCGGGCGGGGACGCGCCAAGGGCAAGGTCGTCGTCGAGTTCCCGTGA
- a CDS encoding MaoC/PaaZ C-terminal domain-containing protein, whose translation MPIDAAAALAAAPRSREISWDAKDVQLYHLGIGAGVPATDPRELRYTLESRLHVLPSFATVAGPGAGGGTDGLSLPGVEVDLARVLHGAQLLRLARPIPVRGTATAVSRIAAVHDKGTAAVLVLRTDVADAEGALWSADAHIFLRGEGGWGGGRGPSGRLADPVGEPAATVERHLREDQALLYRLSGDLNPLHADPDFAAGAGFDRPVLHGLCTYGVTLKAVVDTVLDGEVNRVREYRTRFAGIAYPGETLRIRLWRERDDTVRVVVCSVERSDAAVLTDTVVRHL comes from the coding sequence ATGCCCATCGACGCAGCCGCGGCCCTCGCCGCCGCACCGCGCTCCCGGGAGATCTCCTGGGACGCCAAGGACGTCCAGCTCTACCACCTGGGCATCGGGGCGGGCGTACCCGCCACCGACCCACGCGAGTTGCGCTACACCCTGGAGTCCCGGCTCCACGTCCTGCCGAGCTTCGCCACCGTCGCCGGGCCCGGGGCGGGGGGCGGGACGGACGGGCTGTCCCTGCCCGGCGTCGAGGTCGACCTCGCCCGGGTGCTCCACGGCGCGCAGCTGTTGCGGCTGGCCCGACCCATCCCCGTCCGAGGGACGGCGACCGCCGTCTCGCGGATCGCGGCGGTCCACGACAAGGGCACCGCCGCCGTCCTGGTCCTGCGCACCGACGTCGCCGACGCCGAGGGCGCGCTGTGGTCCGCCGACGCGCACATCTTCCTGCGCGGCGAGGGCGGCTGGGGTGGTGGCCGGGGGCCCTCCGGACGGCTCGCCGACCCTGTCGGGGAACCCGCGGCGACCGTCGAGCGCCACCTGCGGGAGGACCAGGCGCTGCTGTACCGGCTGTCGGGCGACCTGAACCCGCTCCACGCCGATCCCGACTTCGCGGCCGGCGCCGGCTTCGACCGGCCGGTCCTGCACGGGCTGTGTACCTACGGCGTCACGCTCAAGGCCGTCGTCGACACGGTGCTGGACGGGGAGGTGAATCGGGTGCGAGAGTACCGGACACGCTTCGCCGGGATCGCCTATCCGGGCGAGACGCTGCGGATCCGCCTCTGGCGGGAGCGCGACGACACCGTGCGCGTCGTCGTGTGCTCCGTCGAACGGTCGGACGCCGCCGTTCTCACCGACACCGTCGTCCGGCACCTCTGA
- a CDS encoding alcohol dehydrogenase catalytic domain-containing protein: MRAAVLREIGQDELEVLDDVEAVGFGPGKVRVRIRAAGLCHSDLSAMSGVLPQAAPFVPGHEGAGEVVEVGPGVTGVAPGDHVVVCWLPACGACPSCRRGQTELCLSGFLNAGTPNFRRGETDVFGFAGTGTFAEEVVVDAGCAVPVPSDVPFDIAALIGCGVTTGLGAALNTAKVEAGSSVAVIGCGGVGVSVVQGARVAGAARIVAVDPVASRRKTALAFGATRAVAPEELSDAKAETEGGEGFDHVFEVVGKSTTARAAYDATRRGGTMVVVGAGAVDDVLGLNMFELFFDEKRILPSLYGGGDVRRSYRRTIALWRSGRIDLAGMITHRVSLARIDEALQQMRTGAALRTCVEI, from the coding sequence GTGCGGGCAGCCGTATTGCGGGAGATCGGCCAGGACGAGCTGGAGGTCCTCGACGACGTCGAGGCGGTGGGCTTCGGCCCCGGCAAGGTGCGCGTGCGGATCAGGGCCGCCGGGCTGTGCCACTCCGACCTGTCGGCCATGAGCGGGGTGCTGCCGCAGGCGGCGCCGTTCGTGCCCGGTCACGAGGGGGCGGGCGAGGTCGTGGAGGTGGGGCCGGGTGTCACCGGCGTCGCCCCCGGGGACCATGTGGTGGTCTGTTGGCTGCCCGCCTGCGGTGCCTGCCCCTCCTGCCGACGCGGCCAGACCGAGCTGTGCCTCTCGGGCTTCCTCAACGCCGGCACCCCGAACTTTCGGCGTGGCGAGACCGACGTGTTCGGCTTCGCCGGCACCGGGACGTTCGCCGAGGAGGTCGTCGTCGACGCCGGGTGCGCGGTGCCGGTGCCGAGCGACGTGCCGTTCGACATCGCCGCCCTGATCGGCTGTGGGGTCACCACCGGGCTCGGGGCCGCGCTGAACACCGCCAAGGTGGAGGCCGGTTCGTCCGTCGCCGTGATCGGCTGCGGCGGGGTCGGCGTCTCCGTCGTCCAAGGTGCCCGGGTGGCCGGCGCCGCCCGCATCGTGGCCGTGGACCCGGTCGCCTCCCGCCGGAAGACCGCCCTTGCCTTCGGCGCCACCCGGGCCGTCGCACCGGAGGAACTGTCCGACGCCAAGGCCGAGACGGAGGGCGGCGAGGGCTTCGACCACGTGTTCGAGGTTGTCGGGAAGTCCACCACCGCCCGAGCCGCCTACGACGCCACGCGACGCGGCGGGACCATGGTCGTCGTCGGGGCCGGCGCCGTGGACGACGTCCTCGGACTCAACATGTTCGAGCTGTTCTTCGACGAGAAGCGCATCCTGCCCTCGCTCTACGGCGGAGGCGACGTGCGGCGTTCCTACCGGCGGACCATCGCCCTGTGGCGCTCCGGCCGCATCGACCTCGCCGGCATGATCACCCACCGGGTGTCGCTGGCGCGGATCGACGAGGCGCTGCAACAGATGCGCACCGGCGCCGCGCTGCGCACCTGCGTCGAGATCTGA
- a CDS encoding 3-oxoacyl-ACP reductase has translation MARPLHGRSAIVTGAGRGLGRAEAAELARLGASVVVNDHGRPGRDGSGAVDPTPAESVAEEIRAAGGTALAHTGDIADFAVARDLVGHAVDAFGGLDILVNNAGILRDRMVFSMTEDEWDAVVRVHLKGHFNTVRFAAAHWREQSKATGAPTYGRIVNTSSEAFLAGSAGQPNYAAAKGGIVGLTTSTAHALARYGVTVNAICPRARTRMTRDVFGPADAAGGLDPLAVEHVAPLVGYLASPGAGRVNGQVFVVHGGMVAVLERPRVAAMFHSSGETFGHEELGRVLTPYFAEREPGESFAAVEVLRLRRTAPAAGGPALDGGGEDARPDGDGPARRN, from the coding sequence ATGGCACGGCCGCTTCACGGAAGGTCCGCGATCGTCACCGGAGCCGGGCGAGGGCTCGGCCGGGCCGAGGCCGCGGAGTTGGCCCGACTGGGGGCGTCCGTCGTCGTCAACGACCATGGACGCCCCGGTCGGGACGGCTCCGGCGCCGTCGACCCGACCCCCGCCGAGAGCGTGGCCGAGGAGATCCGCGCCGCCGGGGGCACCGCCCTCGCCCACACGGGCGACATCGCCGACTTCGCCGTCGCCCGGGACCTGGTCGGCCACGCCGTCGACGCCTTCGGCGGCCTCGACATCCTGGTGAACAACGCCGGCATCCTCCGCGACCGCATGGTGTTCTCCATGACCGAGGACGAGTGGGACGCCGTCGTCCGGGTCCACCTGAAGGGGCACTTCAACACCGTCCGCTTCGCCGCCGCGCACTGGCGCGAGCAATCCAAGGCGACCGGTGCCCCGACCTACGGGAGGATCGTCAACACCTCCTCGGAGGCGTTCCTCGCGGGCTCCGCCGGGCAGCCCAACTACGCGGCGGCGAAAGGCGGGATCGTCGGACTGACCACCTCCACGGCCCACGCGCTGGCCAGGTACGGCGTCACCGTCAACGCGATCTGCCCGCGTGCCCGGACCCGGATGACCAGGGACGTCTTCGGCCCGGCCGACGCCGCCGGCGGGCTCGATCCCCTCGCCGTCGAACACGTGGCGCCGCTGGTGGGCTATCTGGCCTCACCCGGCGCCGGGCGGGTCAACGGTCAGGTGTTCGTCGTGCACGGCGGCATGGTCGCCGTCCTCGAACGACCGCGCGTGGCCGCCATGTTCCACAGCTCGGGCGAGACCTTCGGCCACGAGGAGTTGGGCCGGGTCCTCACCCCGTACTTCGCCGAACGCGAGCCGGGGGAGTCGTTCGCCGCGGTGGAGGTGCTACGGCTTCGGCGCACCGCCCCGGCCGCGGGCGGCCCGGCGCTCGACGGGGGCGGGGAGGACGCCCGCCCGGACGGCGACGGCCCCGCCCGCCGAAACTGA
- a CDS encoding Nif3-like dinuclear metal center hexameric protein, producing MPRLCEVTAALDKLWPAERAEPWDAVGTVAGDPDQEVTRVLFAVDPVQEIVDEAVRLDAGLLVTHHPLYLRGTTTVAASHFKGRVIHTLIGNGVALHVAHTNADTADPGVSDALAAALGLRVTGPLLPDPTDPRGSRGLGRICVPDAPTTVRELADRAAARLPATAQGVRVAGDPDAVVRTVAVSGGSGDSLLDRVRAVGADAFLTADLRHHPTSEARAQGPLALLDAAHWATEHPWCELAAGQLREISDRHGWDLRVHVSTTVTDPWTAHAASAPTPSTSVPNDPSDPNAGAPN from the coding sequence GTGCCCCGTCTGTGTGAAGTCACCGCCGCGCTGGACAAGCTCTGGCCCGCCGAGCGCGCCGAGCCCTGGGACGCGGTCGGCACGGTCGCCGGCGACCCGGACCAGGAGGTCACCCGGGTCCTGTTCGCCGTCGACCCCGTCCAGGAGATCGTCGACGAGGCGGTGCGGCTCGACGCCGGTCTGCTCGTCACCCACCACCCGCTCTACCTGCGCGGGACGACCACGGTGGCCGCCTCGCACTTCAAGGGACGGGTGATCCACACACTGATCGGCAACGGGGTCGCGCTGCACGTCGCGCACACCAACGCCGACACCGCCGACCCCGGCGTGTCCGACGCGCTCGCCGCCGCGCTCGGCCTCCGCGTCACCGGCCCCCTCCTGCCCGACCCCACCGACCCGCGAGGCAGCCGCGGACTCGGTCGGATCTGCGTCCCGGACGCGCCCACGACCGTCCGCGAACTCGCCGACCGCGCCGCCGCTCGCCTGCCCGCCACCGCGCAGGGCGTCCGGGTGGCCGGCGACCCGGACGCGGTGGTCCGCACCGTCGCCGTCAGCGGCGGCTCCGGGGACAGCCTCCTCGACCGGGTACGCGCCGTCGGCGCCGACGCCTTCCTCACCGCCGACCTCCGCCACCACCCCACCTCGGAGGCCCGCGCCCAGGGCCCCCTCGCCCTGCTCGACGCCGCCCACTGGGCCACCGAACACCCCTGGTGCGAGCTGGCCGCCGGGCAACTCCGCGAGATCTCCGACCGACACGGCTGGGACCTGCGCGTCCACGTCTCGACCACCGTCACCGACCCGTGGACCGCGCACGCGGCATCCGCCCCCACCCCCTCGACCAGCGTCCCGAACGACCCCTCCGACCCGAACGCAGGAGCCCCCAACTGA
- a CDS encoding C4-type zinc ribbon domain-containing protein yields the protein MNAEPADQIRLLDVQALDVRLQQLAHRRKSLPEHAELDSLTKDHQQLRDLLVAAQTEESDCAREQTKAEQDVDQVRGRAARDQQRLDSGAVTSPKDLENLQHEITSLARRQGALEDVVLEVMERRESAQERVAELTERVASLQERIDEATARRDAAFREIDDEATTVTKERGVVAAAVPADLMKLYDKLRDQQGGIGAARLHQRTCQGCRQELAITELNEIRSAAPDYVARCENCRRILVRTTESGL from the coding sequence CTGAACGCCGAGCCCGCCGACCAGATCCGACTCCTCGACGTCCAGGCCCTCGACGTCCGTCTGCAACAGCTCGCGCACCGCCGCAAGTCGCTGCCCGAGCACGCCGAACTGGACTCGCTCACCAAGGACCACCAGCAACTGCGCGACCTGCTCGTGGCCGCGCAGACCGAGGAGAGCGACTGCGCCCGCGAGCAGACCAAGGCCGAGCAGGACGTGGACCAGGTGCGCGGTCGCGCCGCCCGCGACCAGCAACGCCTGGACTCCGGTGCCGTCACCTCCCCGAAGGACCTGGAGAACCTCCAACACGAGATCACCTCACTCGCCCGCCGCCAAGGAGCGCTGGAGGACGTCGTCCTGGAGGTGATGGAGCGCCGCGAGTCCGCCCAGGAACGCGTCGCCGAGCTGACCGAACGGGTCGCCTCCCTCCAGGAGAGGATCGACGAGGCCACCGCGCGCCGCGACGCCGCCTTCCGGGAGATCGACGACGAGGCCACGACGGTCACCAAGGAGCGCGGGGTCGTCGCCGCCGCCGTCCCCGCCGACCTGATGAAGCTCTACGACAAGCTCCGGGACCAACAGGGCGGCATCGGCGCCGCCAGGCTCCATCAGCGCACCTGCCAGGGATGCCGGCAGGAGTTGGCCATCACCGAGCTGAACGAGATCCGCTCCGCCGCACCCGACTACGTGGCCCGGTGCGAGAACTGCCGCCGCATCCTGGTCCGCACGACCGAGTCGGGCCTGTAG